AACCGGATGGTGACTGCGCTGGAGCGTCTCGAGAATGGCAGCTTCCGCGTCATGACCGACGAGAATGAGGTCTTCGACGCCAAGGTCGTGGTGATTGCCGCCGGCGGCGGCTCGTTCCAGCCCAAGCGCCCGCCGATCCCCGGCATCGAGGCCTATGAGCAGGCCAGCGTGCGCTACGCCGTTCGGCGCATCGAGGATTTCCGCGACCAGGAGGTGGTCGTCGTCGGCGGCGGGGATTCCGCGCTCGACTGGACGCTGAACCTGCAGCCGGTGGCCAGACGCGTCACGCTGGTCCATCGGCGCCCGGAATTCCGCGCCGTGCCCGACAATGTCGGCAAGATGCATGCGCTGCGCGATGCGGGCGCCATTGACCTTGTGATCGGCCAGGTTTCAGGCCTGTCAGGTGAGGACGGCACATTGCGCTCCGTCACCGTCAAGGGATCGGATGCCGATACCGAGGTTGCCTGCACGCGGTTGCTGCCGTTCTTCGGCCTGACCATGAAGTTGGGGCCGGTGGCAGAATGGGGTCTCCATCTTCACGAGAACCAGATCCCGGTCGACACCGAAAAATTCGAAACGTCGGAGCCGGGAATCTTCGCCATCGGCGACATCAACTGGTACCCGGGCAAGCTCAAGCTGATCCTGTCGGGCTTTCATGAAGCCGCGCTGATGACGCAGGCCGCCAAGCACATCATCAGCCCCAAGGAACGCGTCGTGTTTCAATATACGACGTCGTCGACGAGCCTGCACAAGAAGCTCGGCGTTCCGGACTGATTTTCCAGAGGCCCGGCGCTCAGTTCTTGAGCTTGCCGGCGTCGATGCGCTCCAGCCGGTAACGCAGCAGCCTGACGATCCGGCTTTCGAAGTTGATGCCTTCGATGCGGTCGAATTCCTCCTGTGCCCGGTCATGGGCATTGAGGATGCGGTTGCTCGTTGCCTTGGCCTTGGTGGCGGCTATGTCGCAGCTCTTCTGCTTGCCGATTGCCTTCAGCGCCTGTTCCAGTTCGCGGGCGTGGTTCTTGGCAATGACGACATGGCTTTCTTCATGGCGCTTGATGTCGGAAGACAGCGTGTTCCAGATCAGCTTGACGTCCTGGGCCGCCTTGCCGTTCTGGCGCCAGCGCGGCAGGATAACCTTGGCCTTGACGGTGACCTGGGCCGAGACGATGGCGCAGCCGCCCTTGACCTCGGCGTAGCCGATGCGGCTGGTGAACTCCATCTGCGTGGCGCCAGGATGCCTGCCGCCGGTGCTCTTGACCTCGGGCCCGCGCGTCATCAGCTGCTGCTCGATTTCGTCGAGCGTTTTGCCGGTGATGGTGAAATAGCTGTAGGATTTGGACACAGTTGCCGCCTGAACGGGTAGGCAAATGCCTCCAGCGAGTAGGGCGGCCAGGAAGAGTTGCTTCATTAGTTGCCTCTTGGCCTACCTTGCGTTAGGGGCGTTGGCGGCGCAACGGAAATCGGTTCGCGCCGCTTGAATGACCGTGCAGCGAGTTGAAGCTGCAAGCGTTGATATTTCGTGACGTGGTCTGTGCTCTGGAGTTCTTTTGTGGCGACGGCATGACCGGCAAACGATGGCAACTGGCGCATGGGCGCCATCTCGACCTCGGCGACAGGGCCCTAGTGATGGGTATCCTCAACGTCACGCCCGACAGTTTTTCTGACGGCGGAGCGTTCGATGCGCCGGAGAGCGCGCTTGAACAGGCACGCCGCATGATCGCCGAAGGTGCCGCCATCGTCGATGTCGGCGGTGAATCCACCCGCCCGGGCGCAGCACCTGTTTCTTCCGCCGAAGAGCAGGACCGCGTGCTTCCGATCATCGCCGCACTCGCCCGGTCCGGCGACGCGTTGATATCCGTCGACACCTATCGCGAAGAGACCGCGCGTCTCTCTGTTGCCGCCGGCGCGCATATCGTCAACGATGTCTGGGGTGCCCAGCGCGAGCCTGGTATCGCCAAGGTCGCCGCCGAGACCGGGGCAGGGCTGGTACTCATGCATACCGGCCGTGAACGCGAAAAGCTGCCCGACGTCATAGACGACCAGTTTCTGTTCCTGCGCCGCTCGTTGGAGATCACCCGCGAGGCCGGTGTCCATGATGCGCAGATCGTGCTCGATCCAGGCTTCGGTTTTGCCAAGGATGCGGATGAAAACCTCGATCTGATGGCGCGTTTTTCGGAGCTGGCACAGCTCGGTTATCCGCTGCTCGCCGGCACATCGCGCAAGCGCTTCGTCGGCCATGTCACCGGGCGCGAAGCTGCCGACCGCGATGCCGGAACGGCGGCGACGAGCGTCATACTCCGCCTGCAGGGCGCGGATATATTTCGCGTCCATGATGTCGCAATCAACGTGGACGCGCTGGCATTCGCAGATGCTATGCTGGCGCGACAGACCAACCTGCCGGGACGCTGACCCAGATGTACCTTATCCGTATGAAAAACTGCGCCTTCTTCGCCCGGCACGGCCTGTTCGACGAAGAAGAGACGCTGGGCCAGCGCTTCTACGTCGATGCCGAACTGACGGTCGATCCGTCGCTACCGCTCGAAGACGATTCGATGGACAGCACCGTCGACTATGGCGTTGCCTTCCAGGTCATCGAAAGGATCATAACCGGCCAGCGGCGCTTCCTGATCGAAGCGCTGGCGCAGGAATGCGGCCGGGCGCTCGCGGCGCGTTTCCCGCAGATCAAGCGCGCCGAAATCACGGTCCGCAAGCCGAATGCGCCGGTGCCCGGCGTCCTTGATTATGTAGAGGTGACCGTTGTCTGGCCAGGTTGAGGAGCGCGGGTTCCTCAGCCTCGGCGGCAATCTGGGCGATCCGGCGAAGTCGATGGCGTCGGCGCTGCATATGCTCGACAGTTCGGGCAGCACGCGCGTCGTCGAGGTCTCGTCGCTGCACCGCACACCGCCCTGGGGCAAGGTCGATCAGCCTGATTTCCTGAACGTCACCGCCGAAGTCGCCACCACGCTTGCGCCGTTGGAGTTGCTGGAGCTTTGCCTGGAACTCGAGCGGCGGCTCAAGCGCGTGCGCGTCGAGCGCTGGGGTCCGCGCCTCATCGATATTGACGTGCTGTTGCTGGGCAACAGCAATGTCAGCGATGTCGGGCTTGAGATACCGCACCCGCGCATGCTCGACAGGGCGTTCGTAATGGTGCCGTTGGCCGAAATCGCGCCGGATCTCGTTCTGGCCGGCAAGTCAGCGGCCGAATGGGCCGCTGGGCTGGACAGCGCCGGCATCGAACGCCTCGATACCGGCCGCAACTGGTGGCGCGACCTCGGCGAATAATCCTGGAGGTTAGAGGCCCAGAGCCGTTGCGATCTTCGGCGCGGCTTGGGTCCAATCGTCCTCGATGACAATGTCGACGGGCAAGGGCGGCAGAAATGCGCGCATCTCCCGGTAGGACATCAGGTTGAACAGGTGCGCGTCGGCAACAGCGTCGCGCACGGACACCAGATTGTGCGGGATATCGTCGACAAAGGCGACAGGACGGCTGGTTTCGCCCCGCAACAGCCGCAGCGCGGGGCCTTTGGCCCTTTCGGTGGTGAGCAGCGGGTAGGGGAAGCCCAAGGCATCGAGATGCTGCCGCCTGACATCGCGGTGGCGGTGCGGCATTGCGGTCAGCAGGACGACTTCGGCGCCCGTGGCGAGCCCTGCCACGGCATCGGCCGCGCCAAGTGCCGCCGACTGCCATTCGCGCTGGGCAAGGAAAAAGCCGTCGAGCAGCGCGGAAACGGCCGCCTGTTCCAGCGGCACCTGGGTCTTTACGTCGACGATGTTGCCGGTCAGCTTGAACGACTTCGCCAGGAAGGCCAGCCCCTGCGCGTCGAGGAAGCGCATGAACGGCATCATGAATTCGAGCAGCACCTCGTCGACGTCGAGCACCAGCAGTGGCCTGGTGTCGCGGGCAAGCTCGGCGATCTGGCGTGCTGTCTCGGGATCTTCGCTCATGCGGAACGCTCGTGATCGTCATTGCCCAGGGGCAGGGCGCGCAGGGCGCTGCCTACTTCGCCCGGCGCGATGCCCGCCTGCTGTGAGAACTGCAGCAGCGTCGGCTCATGGGCGAGGATGAAATTCAGGACGCCGGCCAGGAAACCGGGCTCCTGTGCGGCGCGGCGGATCTGATGCGCCTCGATACCTGATATGGCCAGGAAGCGCGGCAGGAGTTCGGGGTCGGAGGCCACGAAGCCAAGCGCCTGAACAGCCAGCGCTTCGGCGCTTTCCTGCGATTGCTGGTTCTTCTGCATCTGGTATTTGCCCCGATCGACCTGTGTCGGGAGTAACCGCAAGCAGCCATCGGGGCAACCGCAAAAGCGGGCGCGCAACGATCCGTGATTTGGCGGGAGCGTTTTACGTTTCGTAATGTTCTTGAGTTAAGGTCGGATTCGGGGTTGGTGTGCGCATCCGGCGCGCAACAGGATTGCCGCGGACCTGTGGCAGGCAATCGGGACGGAATTTCTATGGCCAAGAAGGTGATGATCGTCGAGGACAACGAGCTCAATATGAAGCTCTTTCGCGACCTCATCGAGGCAAGCGGCTATGAGACCGTGCGCACGCGCAACGGTCTCGAGGCGCTCGATCTTGCCCGCAAGCATCGGCCGGACCTCATCCTGATGGACATCCAACTGCCCGAGGTCTCCGGCCTCGAGGTCACTAAATGGCTGAAGGAGGACGACGACCTCCACACCATCCCCGTCATTGCCGTTACCGCATTCGCCATGAAGGGCGACGAGGAGCGGATCAGGCAGGGCGGGTGTGAAGCCTATATCTCCAAGCCGATCTCGGTGCCGCGCTTCATCGAGACGATCAAATCCTATCTCGGCGATGCCTGATGCGCTCGCCGGCTCGCTCGAGGGACTAGCATGACCGCGCGCATCCTCGTCGTTGACGACATACCGGCGAATGTGAAGCTGCTCGAAGTCAGGCTTCTCGCTGAATATTTCGAAGTGCTGACCGCCTTCAACGGACCCGACGCCATTGCTGCCTGCGAGGACGGCAAGGTCGATGTCGTGCTGCTCGACGTGATGATGCCCGGCATGGACGGTTTCGAGGTCTGCCGCCGCCTGAAGGCCGATCCAGCCACCGCCCACATTCCCGTCGTCATGGTCACCGCACTCGACCATGTCACCGATCGCGTGCGCGGGCTCGACGTCGGTGCCGACGATTTCCTGACCAAGCCGGTGAACGATCTCCAGCTGATCACCCGCGTCAAAAGTCTCGTCCGTCTCAAGGTCCTGACCGACGAGCTCAGGCTGCGCTCCTCGACCACCCACAGCATCGGCGTGGACGAGCTGCTGGCCCGTTCCGACTTGCTCAGGGGCGAACTGCCGAAGGTTCTGCTCATCGACGAGCGGACGTCTTCCGCGGCCCATGTCGGCGCGCTTCTGGACGGAGCTGCCGACGTGCAGATCGCCGCCGATCCGCAGTCGGGGCTCTTCAACGCGGCCGAAGGTGCCTATGAGTGCATCATCGTGTCGACGGGGTTCTCCGCGTTCGATCCGCTCAGGCTTTGCTCGCAGCTCAGGTCGCTCGACCGTACGCGCTCGCTGCCGATCGTACTGCTCGTCAACAAGGAAGAGGACGACCTTACCGTTCGCGGCCTCGAGCTTGGCATCAACGATTATCTGGTGCGGCCGCTCGACCGGCAGGAGCTGATCGCCCGGCTGCGCACCCAGGTGCGCCGCAAGCGCTACAATGACGAGCTCAGGCAGAGCGTCAGCCAGACCATCGAGATGGCGGTGACGGACGGTTTGACCGGCCTGCATAATCGTCGTTATCTCGACAGCCACCTGCCGCGGCTTGTCGAGCGTGCGGCTGCCCGCCGTCGGCCGCTGTCGCTGATGATCACCGATCTCGACCGCTTCAAACGCATCAATGACACGTTCGGCCATGATGGAGGCGACGAGGTCCTGCGCGAATTCGCACGGCGGGTGAAGAAAAGCGTGCGCGGCATTGATCTCGCTTGCCGATTCGGCGGCGAGGAATTCGTTATCGTGATGCCGGATACCGAAGGCGCGCTCGCCGAGATCGTTGCCGAACGTATCCGCTCCGAAATCGCCAGGACGCCGTTCAGGATCGGCGGATCCGAGCAGGGTGTGTCGGTCACGGTCAGTGTCGGTGTCTCGGCGCTGGTGATGGAAGGCGACACGGTCGCCGGGCTGATGAAGCGTGCTGATCTGGCGCTTTACGACGCCAAGACACGCGGCCGCAATCGTGTGGTTGCAAGGGCGGCCTGAGTCGCGGATCGGCTTCACGGTCAAGCACGTTAAGCTCAATCGTTTACCTTAACCCGAGCGATTCGCGAGCCGTGGTTAAGAAAGTGTTGATTTTCAAGCGATCTTGCGCGACTGTGAAATCGAGAAGAAGGACGGGCATCGGCACGAGGAGCACAGGCCGTATAGCCCTATTTGATGCCCCATGATGCTCAGGTCCGCCGCATCTCCTGGGTCCGTGGGGTCGGCCGGCCGGCACTGGCACATAGTGGCCTCCTCGTACCGCTGCCAGAAGCCGACCGGCCCCCTTTCTCGAAATCAACTTCATATTGGCTGAGCGTGGGGAAGGTGGCTTTTCCGCATGTCCCTTGGCTCGTCGGGCGCAGTCGGCGCCGGCTGCATGAATCCCATGAAAACAAAAACGCCGCCCGAGGGGCGGCGTTCCGGAATTCCTGGAGGCAACCAGATTACTTGATCTTGGTTTCCTTGAATTCGACGTGCTTCTTCGCAACCGGGTCGTACTTGCGGAACGACAGCTTTTCCGTCTTCGTGCGGCTGTTCTTGCTCGTCACGTAGAAGAAACCGGTGTCGGCGGTCGACAGAAGCTTGATCTTGATGTTTGCAGCCTTGGCCATGATTCTCGTCCGTTAATTGTCTGGAGTTGCACCCGCCTCAGGACGGGAAAACAACCCGGACGCGGAAAACCTGCGGGACACATAAAGAACGCGCCCGGAAAGTCAAGCCTTGGCGCGCTATCGGCTCGATTTCGCGGCAATACGGCCCAGTCCGATGGCGATGTAGCCGCCGAAGAACACCGCCAGCGCCCAGCCGAATCCGTTGGGGCCGAAGATATCCATGAAGATGCCGATGACCTGCGGACCCAGGATCATGCCGACGCCGTAGCAGAAGATGAAGGCGGCGTTGGCCGAGGCCAGGTCGCGGCCCGATAGCTGTGCGCCGAGATGCGCGAGGCCGACCGTGTAGAGTGCCGCCACCACACCGCCCCATACAAACAGCATGCCCGCCATCAGGTGCCAGTTGACGGTCAACAACGGCATCGCCAGCGTTCCGCCCAGACCGACAAGGGCGCAGATGAGCAGCAGGATGCGGCGATCGCCGATGCGGTCGCTCAGCATGCCGATCGGAATCTGCAGCAGGAAATTGCCGAGCCCGATCATGGTCAGCAGCATCGCTGCCTCGCCCTCGGTGTAGCCGATGCGCTGGCCGTAGATCGGGAACAGTGCGAAGCCGCCTGTTTCCACCGCACCGAAGACGAGAACGGCGGCGGTCGCTGTCGGCACGATCCAGATGTAGCGGAAGAAGCCACCCTTGCCGCCTTCGGAGACGATCCTGGGGCTTTCGCTGCGCGCCAGCAAGACGGGAATCGCGGCGATCATGACGAAGGCGAAGGTCAGGCCGAACGGCAGGAAGCCGCTGCTGCCGATCTGCGAGAACAGCCACGGGCCGGCGGCGAAGCCGAGCGAAAGCACTGTGGCGTAGATGCCGAGCACCAGGCCACGCCGATGGGGCGGGGCACAGGTGCTGATCCAGAATTCCGACAGGATGAAAAGCACGGTCAGCGCGAAATGCAGCACCGCCCGCAACGGAAACCACATCCAGAAGGACTGGGCGAAATAGAAGCCGACAAAGGCCACCGCGCCGGCGAGAATCATCACCAGCATCGTCCAGACGACGCCAAGACGCATGGCGATCGGCGTGGCGAGTGGGGCTGCGGCAATCGAAGCAATGCCGGCGACGGCGGTGTTGAGGCCGATCATCGAGGAGGAATAGCCGCGCGATTCGAGAATCACGCTCAGGAGCGGAATGCCCAGGCCAATGGCGATGCCGACGACGCTGATCGAG
The nucleotide sequence above comes from Aminobacter aminovorans. Encoded proteins:
- a CDS encoding NAD(P)/FAD-dependent oxidoreductase, translating into MSDITTTDVLIIGAGPIGLFAVFELGLFDMRCHLIDILDRPGGQCAELYPEKPIYDIPGYPVIGAQELVDKLLEQIAPFKPGFTFNRMVTALERLENGSFRVMTDENEVFDAKVVVIAAGGGSFQPKRPPIPGIEAYEQASVRYAVRRIEDFRDQEVVVVGGGDSALDWTLNLQPVARRVTLVHRRPEFRAVPDNVGKMHALRDAGAIDLVIGQVSGLSGEDGTLRSVTVKGSDADTEVACTRLLPFFGLTMKLGPVAEWGLHLHENQIPVDTEKFETSEPGIFAIGDINWYPGKLKLILSGFHEAALMTQAAKHIISPKERVVFQYTTSSTSLHKKLGVPD
- a CDS encoding DUF922 domain-containing Zn-dependent protease, encoding MKQLFLAALLAGGICLPVQAATVSKSYSYFTITGKTLDEIEQQLMTRGPEVKSTGGRHPGATQMEFTSRIGYAEVKGGCAIVSAQVTVKAKVILPRWRQNGKAAQDVKLIWNTLSSDIKRHEESHVVIAKNHARELEQALKAIGKQKSCDIAATKAKATSNRILNAHDRAQEEFDRIEGINFESRIVRLLRYRLERIDAGKLKN
- the folP gene encoding dihydropteroate synthase; its protein translation is MTGKRWQLAHGRHLDLGDRALVMGILNVTPDSFSDGGAFDAPESALEQARRMIAEGAAIVDVGGESTRPGAAPVSSAEEQDRVLPIIAALARSGDALISVDTYREETARLSVAAGAHIVNDVWGAQREPGIAKVAAETGAGLVLMHTGREREKLPDVIDDQFLFLRRSLEITREAGVHDAQIVLDPGFGFAKDADENLDLMARFSELAQLGYPLLAGTSRKRFVGHVTGREAADRDAGTAATSVILRLQGADIFRVHDVAINVDALAFADAMLARQTNLPGR
- the folB gene encoding dihydroneopterin aldolase, giving the protein MYLIRMKNCAFFARHGLFDEEETLGQRFYVDAELTVDPSLPLEDDSMDSTVDYGVAFQVIERIITGQRRFLIEALAQECGRALAARFPQIKRAEITVRKPNAPVPGVLDYVEVTVVWPG
- the folK gene encoding 2-amino-4-hydroxy-6-hydroxymethyldihydropteridine diphosphokinase, whose amino-acid sequence is MSGQVEERGFLSLGGNLGDPAKSMASALHMLDSSGSTRVVEVSSLHRTPPWGKVDQPDFLNVTAEVATTLAPLELLELCLELERRLKRVRVERWGPRLIDIDVLLLGNSNVSDVGLEIPHPRMLDRAFVMVPLAEIAPDLVLAGKSAAEWAAGLDSAGIERLDTGRNWWRDLGE
- a CDS encoding DUF3572 domain-containing protein, with translation MQKNQQSQESAEALAVQALGFVASDPELLPRFLAISGIEAHQIRRAAQEPGFLAGVLNFILAHEPTLLQFSQQAGIAPGEVGSALRALPLGNDDHERSA
- a CDS encoding response regulator, which translates into the protein MAKKVMIVEDNELNMKLFRDLIEASGYETVRTRNGLEALDLARKHRPDLILMDIQLPEVSGLEVTKWLKEDDDLHTIPVIAVTAFAMKGDEERIRQGGCEAYISKPISVPRFIETIKSYLGDA
- a CDS encoding PleD family two-component system response regulator encodes the protein MTARILVVDDIPANVKLLEVRLLAEYFEVLTAFNGPDAIAACEDGKVDVVLLDVMMPGMDGFEVCRRLKADPATAHIPVVMVTALDHVTDRVRGLDVGADDFLTKPVNDLQLITRVKSLVRLKVLTDELRLRSSTTHSIGVDELLARSDLLRGELPKVLLIDERTSSAAHVGALLDGAADVQIAADPQSGLFNAAEGAYECIIVSTGFSAFDPLRLCSQLRSLDRTRSLPIVLLVNKEEDDLTVRGLELGINDYLVRPLDRQELIARLRTQVRRKRYNDELRQSVSQTIEMAVTDGLTGLHNRRYLDSHLPRLVERAAARRRPLSLMITDLDRFKRINDTFGHDGGDEVLREFARRVKKSVRGIDLACRFGGEEFVIVMPDTEGALAEIVAERIRSEIARTPFRIGGSEQGVSVTVSVGVSALVMEGDTVAGLMKRADLALYDAKTRGRNRVVARAA
- the rpmG gene encoding 50S ribosomal protein L33, producing MAKAANIKIKLLSTADTGFFYVTSKNSRTKTEKLSFRKYDPVAKKHVEFKETKIK
- a CDS encoding MFS transporter — its product is MTDTLQEAENVERVHWRSISAAIASISVVGIAIGLGIPLLSVILESRGYSSSMIGLNTAVAGIASIAAAPLATPIAMRLGVVWTMLVMILAGAVAFVGFYFAQSFWMWFPLRAVLHFALTVLFILSEFWISTCAPPHRRGLVLGIYATVLSLGFAAGPWLFSQIGSSGFLPFGLTFAFVMIAAIPVLLARSESPRIVSEGGKGGFFRYIWIVPTATAAVLVFGAVETGGFALFPIYGQRIGYTEGEAAMLLTMIGLGNFLLQIPIGMLSDRIGDRRILLLICALVGLGGTLAMPLLTVNWHLMAGMLFVWGGVVAALYTVGLAHLGAQLSGRDLASANAAFIFCYGVGMILGPQVIGIFMDIFGPNGFGWALAVFFGGYIAIGLGRIAAKSSR